One Verrucomicrobiaceae bacterium genomic window carries:
- a CDS encoding transposase: MPIDSLPPPFPLALRVLLRRICLTPFGCAYSGAPIEAALATKNVEPQINEPERSGDRQPQAARRVSAANQKGTRGHPLTDEQKASNREKSRTRSRVEHVFAQMSGSMKALYQRCIGMKRNVACLQLTNLVYNMLRLEQIKRLNLNAAA; encoded by the coding sequence ATGCCGATTGACTCGCTCCCGCCACCCTTCCCGCTCGCCCTGCGGGTGCTCCTACGTCGCATCTGTCTCACTCCGTTCGGCTGCGCCTACTCGGGAGCGCCGATCGAGGCCGCGCTGGCCACCAAGAACGTCGAACCACAGATCAATGAACCGGAGCGCAGCGGAGATAGACAGCCGCAGGCTGCCCGAAGGGTGAGCGCAGCGAATCAAAAGGGTACGCGGGGCCATCCGCTCACTGACGAGCAAAAAGCCAGCAACCGCGAAAAGTCGCGCACCCGGTCACGAGTGGAGCATGTGTTTGCGCAGATGAGCGGGAGCATGAAAGCTCTCTATCAAAGGTGCATCGGCATGAAGCGCAACGTGGCCTGCCTGCAACTGACCAATCTCGTGTATAACATGCTGCGTCTTGAGCAGATCAAGCGCCTCAATCTCAATGCCGCAGCGTGA